A window of the Butyricimonas virosa genome harbors these coding sequences:
- the argH gene encoding argininosuccinate lyase — MKLWDKGYDIDGFTESFTIGKDRELDVMLAGADVIGNLAHLKMLHAVGLVNGEEYKSLQRALVDIYGMVERGEFVIEEGIEDVHSQIELLLVRECGDAGKKIHTGRSRNDQVLLDLKLFTREAIFETLEHIERLFDLLIRRAEENKDVLIPGYTHLQVAMPSSFGLWFGAYAESLADDLLALKAAYDMVNTNPLGSGAGYGSSIALNRQMTTDLLGFSSLAYNVVYAQMQRGKMEKNVLFGLAAVATTLGRLAADVCLFACNNFGFVHLPDKYTTGSSIMPHKKNPDIFELIRAKCNHLQSLPMQMAMICTNLTSGYFRDMQLTKELFLPAFQELNDSLFMAHLVLQEMEVKRDVLCDSRYAYIFSVEDVNERVMAGIPFREAYREIGMQIQEGHYRDGLREIHHTHEGSMGNLCLPEIKDKFEQRVSGWDITTVREAVEDLLGNR; from the coding sequence ATGAAGCTTTGGGATAAAGGATATGATATAGATGGTTTTACGGAATCATTTACAATAGGGAAAGACCGGGAGCTAGATGTTATGCTGGCGGGGGCCGATGTCATTGGGAATTTGGCTCACTTGAAAATGTTACATGCTGTGGGCTTGGTGAACGGGGAGGAATATAAATCTTTACAACGAGCATTGGTTGATATTTACGGGATGGTGGAAAGAGGCGAGTTCGTGATAGAAGAGGGAATTGAAGATGTACATTCTCAGATTGAGTTATTGTTGGTGCGGGAATGTGGGGATGCGGGGAAAAAGATTCACACGGGACGTTCTCGGAATGATCAGGTGTTACTTGATTTGAAATTATTTACCCGAGAGGCAATATTCGAGACGTTGGAACATATAGAACGTTTGTTTGATTTGTTGATACGGCGGGCAGAGGAGAATAAAGATGTGTTGATTCCCGGTTACACGCATTTGCAGGTGGCCATGCCTTCTTCTTTCGGCTTGTGGTTTGGTGCTTATGCCGAATCGCTTGCTGACGATTTGTTGGCGTTAAAGGCGGCTTACGATATGGTGAACACGAATCCTCTTGGTTCTGGGGCAGGTTATGGCTCGTCGATTGCTTTGAACCGGCAAATGACGACTGATTTGCTCGGATTTTCAAGTTTGGCTTATAACGTGGTTTACGCCCAAATGCAAAGAGGAAAGATGGAAAAGAACGTGTTATTCGGGTTGGCTGCCGTGGCGACGACTTTGGGACGTTTGGCTGCTGATGTTTGTCTTTTTGCTTGTAATAATTTCGGGTTTGTACATTTGCCGGATAAGTACACAACAGGGTCCAGTATCATGCCGCACAAGAAGAATCCGGATATATTCGAGTTAATCCGAGCGAAATGTAATCACTTGCAGTCGCTTCCCATGCAAATGGCTATGATCTGTACAAACCTGACTTCCGGGTATTTTCGGGATATGCAATTGACCAAGGAGTTGTTTTTACCCGCTTTTCAAGAGTTGAACGATTCCCTTTTTATGGCTCATCTCGTGTTACAGGAAATGGAAGTGAAACGGGATGTTTTATGCGATTCCCGTTATGCCTATATTTTTTCCGTGGAGGATGTGAATGAACGAGTAATGGCCGGGATTCCATTCCGGGAGGCTTACCGGGAAATTGGTATGCAAATTCAAGAGGGGCATTACCGTGATGGGTTACGGGAGATTCATCATACACACGAGGGAAGCATGGGTAACCTTTGTCTGCCGGAGATTAAAGATAAATTCGAGCAAAGAGTATCTGGCTGGGATATTACTACGGTTCGTGAGGCGGTAGAAGACCTGTTGGGGAACAGGTAA
- a CDS encoding sigma-54-dependent transcriptional regulator: protein MAKILIVDDDTTFCIMLRKWLEKRGFEVDTAFSYKDAVKQLDKAGFDLVLTDLRLPDKDGIDLLRVIKEKTPETQVLLMTGYADIQTAVTAIKLGAFDYVAKPVIPDEILKKLQEALKLEAGPVAKSIPAKAKTTSFSYIKGVSEGADRQYEYIHLVGPTTMTVLINGESGTGKEYIARLIHSMSNRKDGPFVAVDCGAIPKDLAASEFFGHIKGSFTGAVTDKQGYFVTASGGTIFLDEIGNLPYDVQVQLLRALEERKVHPVGGNVDIPFDVRIISATNENLKEAVASGRFREDLYHRLNEFSIQALPLRERKEDILIFANHFLDKANEELGKQVAGFDEEVMRIFRTYSWPGNLREMRNIVKRATLLCMGSLISKTCLPPELEQKPVEPEKTSTTRREMEIELIKDAMQKCRNNKSEAARMLQIDRKTLYNKLKSFGLEDL, encoded by the coding sequence ATGGCAAAGATTTTAATCGTGGATGACGATACAACATTTTGTATCATGTTGAGAAAATGGTTGGAAAAACGTGGATTTGAGGTAGATACTGCTTTTTCCTACAAAGACGCTGTAAAACAATTGGATAAAGCAGGATTTGATCTCGTGTTGACGGATTTGCGTTTGCCGGATAAGGATGGGATCGATTTGCTCCGGGTGATCAAGGAAAAAACACCGGAAACACAGGTACTTCTAATGACGGGGTATGCCGATATACAGACTGCGGTTACAGCGATTAAACTGGGAGCTTTTGACTACGTGGCTAAGCCTGTTATCCCGGATGAGATTCTTAAAAAGTTACAGGAGGCTTTGAAGTTGGAGGCTGGTCCTGTTGCCAAGTCTATTCCTGCGAAAGCGAAAACGACGAGCTTTTCTTATATAAAAGGAGTGAGCGAGGGTGCCGACCGGCAATATGAATATATTCATCTGGTAGGGCCTACCACGATGACGGTTTTGATTAACGGGGAGAGTGGTACGGGTAAAGAGTATATCGCTCGCCTGATTCACTCGATGAGTAACCGGAAGGATGGGCCTTTCGTGGCGGTTGATTGCGGGGCGATACCGAAGGACCTTGCCGCAAGTGAGTTCTTCGGACATATTAAAGGTTCTTTCACGGGCGCTGTTACCGATAAACAGGGGTATTTCGTGACCGCATCGGGGGGTACAATTTTCTTGGATGAGATTGGTAATTTGCCTTATGACGTGCAAGTTCAGTTGTTGCGCGCACTCGAAGAGCGAAAGGTGCATCCGGTGGGTGGGAATGTTGATATTCCTTTTGATGTTCGTATTATTTCAGCCACGAATGAGAATCTCAAAGAGGCCGTCGCAAGTGGTCGTTTCCGGGAGGATTTGTATCATCGTTTGAATGAATTTTCCATTCAGGCATTGCCCCTTCGGGAGAGAAAAGAGGATATTCTGATTTTTGCCAATCATTTCTTGGATAAGGCGAACGAGGAGTTGGGGAAACAAGTGGCTGGGTTTGATGAGGAGGTTATGCGTATTTTTAGAACTTACTCGTGGCCGGGGAATTTACGGGAAATGCGTAATATCGTGAAACGGGCGACGTTGTTGTGTATGGGGAGTTTGATTTCTAAAACTTGTTTGCCCCCGGAGTTGGAGCAAAAACCCGTGGAGCCTGAAAAGACATCTACAACACGGCGAGAGATGGAAATTGAACTGATCAAGGATGCCATGCAGAAATGCCGGA
- a CDS encoding M20 family metallo-hydrolase translates to MDASGAIELLKQIISIPSFSKQEDKVADLITDVLKRYRFDVHRKGNNVWSCSKNFDETKPTLLLDAHLDTVRPNGTWDSDPFTPIVKEGKLFGLGSNDTGGSLVSMLAVFVELASESLPCNLIFLASAEEENTGSGGIQSVFPEFGRVDFALVGEPTGMCPAIAEKGLMVLDCYARGKAGHAAREEGVNAIYEAMEDIHWFRTYRFERISELLGPVKMSVTGIEAGTLHNMVPATCHFMVDIRVNELYTNQEIFDTIRDHVKCDMIPRSFSLNSSSVSLSHPMVKRCIELGLSLYGSPTTSNQAVIPCPSLKIGPGDSARSHTANEYICLEEIREGIELFKSIIQYFEL, encoded by the coding sequence ATGGATGCGAGTGGAGCAATAGAACTTTTAAAACAAATTATATCAATCCCTTCTTTCAGTAAGCAAGAGGATAAGGTGGCTGATTTGATTACCGATGTGTTGAAAAGATATAGGTTCGACGTGCATCGCAAAGGTAATAACGTGTGGAGTTGTTCAAAGAATTTCGATGAAACGAAACCCACGTTATTACTCGATGCACACTTGGATACCGTGCGTCCTAACGGAACTTGGGATAGTGATCCTTTTACGCCGATTGTGAAGGAGGGAAAGTTATTTGGTTTGGGAAGTAATGACACGGGGGGAAGTCTTGTCTCGATGCTGGCAGTTTTTGTTGAATTGGCATCCGAGAGTTTGCCGTGTAATCTGATATTCTTGGCATCCGCGGAAGAGGAGAATACGGGAAGTGGCGGGATTCAAAGCGTGTTTCCGGAATTTGGTCGGGTTGATTTTGCTCTTGTGGGAGAGCCTACGGGAATGTGTCCGGCGATAGCGGAAAAGGGGTTGATGGTGTTAGATTGTTACGCTCGGGGAAAAGCGGGACACGCTGCAAGGGAGGAAGGGGTGAATGCCATTTATGAGGCAATGGAAGATATACATTGGTTTCGTACTTATCGGTTCGAAAGGATTTCGGAATTATTAGGGCCAGTGAAAATGAGCGTAACGGGGATCGAGGCGGGAACCTTGCATAACATGGTTCCTGCAACTTGTCATTTCATGGTGGATATACGGGTAAATGAACTTTACACAAACCAGGAAATATTTGATACGATCCGTGATCACGTGAAATGCGATATGATCCCTCGCTCTTTTTCACTGAACTCATCTTCTGTTTCGCTTTCTCACCCGATGGTGAAACGATGCATCGAGTTGGGGTTATCTCTTTACGGTTCCCCGACGACATCGAATCAGGCGGTGATTCCATGCCCCTCTCTGAAAATAGGACCCGGGGACAGCGCTCGCTCGCACACGGCAAATGAATACATTTGTTTGGAAGAGATCCGGGAGGGGATTGAATTGTTTAAATCTATAATTCAATATTTTGAATTATAG
- the argC gene encoding N-acetyl-gamma-glutamyl-phosphate reductase yields MIRVGIAGAAGYTAGELIRILISHPQVELRYLQSESHRGEPVGRVHRDLIYMNLKFSDLDLTDIDVLFLCMGHGMSAQFLERHPVPASVRIIDLSHDFRLKSNAGDFVYGLPELNRERIRGAWHVANPGCFATAIELGLLPLAKSGLLPAHVSVFGITGATGAGQKPTEETHYSHRAQNLSVYKVFSHQHLAEIRETLAGQDEDVQADIAFVPVRGCHARGIMVNAVFASERDLSEIRSMYAACYEGHPFTVMSDEPVYLKQVVNTNYCFVHVEQQDRNVLVTSVIDNLLKGASGQAVQNMNLMFGLEETAGLGLKASYF; encoded by the coding sequence ATGATCAGAGTGGGCATTGCCGGGGCTGCCGGTTACACCGCGGGGGAATTGATCCGCATATTAATTTCTCATCCGCAAGTGGAATTACGTTATTTACAGAGTGAATCGCACCGGGGAGAGCCTGTCGGACGGGTTCATCGGGATTTGATTTACATGAATTTGAAGTTTTCCGATTTGGATTTGACGGATATTGATGTTCTTTTCCTGTGCATGGGACACGGGATGTCGGCCCAATTTTTAGAACGGCATCCGGTTCCGGCATCCGTGCGAATCATTGATTTGAGTCATGATTTCCGGTTAAAGTCAAATGCCGGGGATTTTGTTTACGGTTTACCGGAGCTGAATCGGGAGCGGATACGAGGAGCTTGGCACGTGGCGAATCCGGGATGTTTTGCGACGGCAATAGAATTGGGGTTGCTACCGTTGGCGAAGAGCGGTTTGCTACCTGCCCACGTGTCGGTCTTCGGGATTACAGGGGCGACGGGTGCGGGACAGAAACCGACGGAAGAGACGCATTATAGTCATCGGGCGCAGAATCTTTCGGTTTATAAAGTTTTTTCTCACCAGCATTTGGCTGAAATACGGGAAACTTTGGCCGGGCAGGATGAAGATGTGCAGGCGGATATTGCTTTTGTTCCGGTGCGCGGGTGTCATGCCCGGGGGATCATGGTAAATGCGGTTTTCGCAAGTGAACGGGATTTGTCGGAAATTCGATCTATGTATGCTGCTTGTTACGAGGGACATCCTTTCACGGTGATGAGTGACGAGCCTGTTTATTTGAAACAGGTAGTGAATACGAATTATTGTTTTGTTCATGTCGAACAGCAGGATCGTAACGTGTTAGTGACTTCCGTGATTGATAACCTGTTAAAGGGGGCATCCGGGCAGGCTGTGCAGAATATGAACCTGATGTTCGGACTGGAAGAAACAGCGGGTTTGGGTTTGAAAGCCAGTTATTTTTAA
- a CDS encoding aspartate aminotransferase family protein gives MFDVYNLLDIEPVKAEKAYFWDRDGNKYLDFYGGHAVISIGHSHPHYVELVTGQLNRIGFYSNAVKNHLQEELERKLRELSGCTDYNLFLCNSGAEANENALKLSSFITGRSKILAMHAAFHGRTSGAVAITDNPTIQAPWNRGHQVTFIDLNDVETLKRELSGEEYAAVIVEGIQGVGGIRIPTGEFLRAAREVCDQTGTLLILDEIQSGYGRSGKFFAYQYAGIEPDMITMAKGMGNGFPVAGVLIRKSIKAEKGMLGTTFGGNHLACAAGIAVLDVIKDEQLVENADRVGGYLMERLKVLNGVIEVRGKGLMVGVDIDIPHSIFRRRLLVNQHVITGNSGKNTLRLLPPLCITREEVDEFVARFKQVMN, from the coding sequence ATGTTTGATGTTTACAATTTATTGGATATAGAGCCGGTCAAGGCGGAGAAAGCTTATTTCTGGGATCGTGATGGAAATAAATACCTTGATTTTTACGGGGGACACGCTGTTATTTCGATCGGACATTCCCATCCGCATTACGTGGAGTTGGTGACGGGGCAATTGAATCGTATCGGGTTTTATTCAAATGCCGTGAAGAATCATTTGCAGGAGGAGTTGGAGCGGAAGTTACGGGAGCTTTCCGGTTGTACGGATTATAATTTGTTTCTTTGTAACAGTGGGGCGGAGGCTAACGAGAATGCCTTGAAACTGTCTTCTTTTATTACGGGGCGTTCGAAAATACTGGCCATGCACGCTGCCTTTCACGGGCGTACGAGCGGGGCGGTTGCCATCACGGATAACCCGACAATACAGGCACCTTGGAACAGGGGGCATCAAGTGACATTTATCGATTTGAATGACGTGGAGACTTTGAAACGGGAGTTGTCCGGGGAGGAATATGCAGCTGTCATCGTGGAGGGAATTCAAGGTGTCGGGGGAATCCGGATTCCGACAGGAGAGTTTCTGCGGGCGGCTCGTGAGGTTTGTGATCAGACAGGTACGTTGTTGATTTTGGATGAAATCCAGTCAGGCTACGGGCGGAGCGGGAAATTCTTTGCTTATCAGTATGCGGGGATCGAGCCGGACATGATCACTATGGCGAAAGGAATGGGCAACGGATTCCCGGTAGCCGGAGTATTGATTCGCAAGTCGATCAAGGCGGAGAAGGGGATGTTGGGAACCACATTCGGGGGAAATCATTTGGCTTGTGCGGCTGGGATTGCCGTGTTGGATGTGATCAAGGACGAGCAATTGGTGGAAAATGCCGATCGTGTCGGTGGGTATCTGATGGAGCGATTAAAAGTTTTGAACGGGGTGATTGAAGTTCGGGGAAAGGGATTGATGGTTGGGGTGGATATTGATATTCCTCATTCGATTTTCCGTCGTCGTTTGCTGGTGAATCAACACGTGATCACGGGAAATAGCGGGAAAAACACCTTGCGTTTATTGCCCCCGTTGTGTATTACCCGGGAGGAAGTTGATGAGTTTGTCGCTCGGTTTAAACAAGTAATGAATTAA
- the argB gene encoding acetylglutamate kinase, whose product MKCKVIKIGGALIEDAGLLSRLCRKFASMTSPFVIVHGGGTFAGQLAERLGIPRKMIDGRRVTDWETLEVTVMVYAGWVNKTLVARLQALGVNACGLSGCDLNLVQADRREGQSIDWGYVGDVRLVRMGTLELLLQARVVPVISPITHDGKGVLLNSNADGIAAAVAETLGMCYDVELIYCFDKKGVLTDEGSVIPCLTPSLYEKYKQSGMIHSGMIPKLDNAFKSVSNGVQAVRLIHPDDLDQPDAGTRIILEKQWMRVEQ is encoded by the coding sequence ATGAAATGTAAAGTCATAAAAATCGGGGGTGCCTTGATCGAGGATGCGGGACTGCTGAGCCGGTTGTGCCGGAAGTTCGCATCGATGACTTCTCCTTTTGTTATCGTGCATGGTGGTGGGACTTTTGCCGGGCAGCTTGCGGAACGATTGGGGATTCCCCGCAAAATGATTGATGGGAGGCGGGTGACCGATTGGGAGACTCTGGAAGTCACGGTGATGGTTTATGCCGGGTGGGTCAACAAAACGTTGGTTGCTCGTTTGCAGGCTTTGGGGGTGAATGCTTGTGGACTTTCCGGGTGCGACCTGAATCTGGTGCAAGCTGATCGGCGGGAAGGGCAGAGTATTGATTGGGGGTACGTGGGGGATGTCCGACTGGTGCGTATGGGGACTCTCGAATTATTGTTACAGGCCAGGGTGGTACCTGTTATTTCTCCGATCACGCACGACGGGAAGGGTGTGTTGTTGAATTCTAACGCAGATGGGATTGCGGCGGCGGTGGCAGAGACGTTGGGAATGTGCTATGACGTGGAGTTGATTTATTGTTTTGATAAAAAGGGGGTGTTGACGGATGAAGGTTCCGTAATTCCTTGTCTTACCCCGTCTTTGTATGAAAAATATAAGCAAAGCGGGATGATTCATTCCGGCATGATCCCAAAACTGGATAACGCATTTAAATCTGTTTCTAACGGGGTGCAGGCGGTTCGGTTGATTCATCCGGATGATTTGGACCAACCGGATGCGGGAACTAGGATAATATTGGAAAAACAATGGATGCGAGTGGAGCAATAG